In Bradyrhizobium manausense, the sequence TGGCGCTGCTGTCGGGGCTGTATCTGATCATCCAGGCGATCGTCAGCTTCGGGTTCGGCGGCTACATCGCCGGCCGGACCGCGCGACCGGCGCCTGCGTTGGCCACGATCGAGGATGATGGCGAGCGGCGAGACGGGCTGCACGGGCTGACGTCATGGGCGTTGGCGGTGCTGATCGGTGCCGCGCTGCTGGCGATGATCGGTGCGGCGGCGATCGAACGTTCGCCGGTGCGCAGCGCGAGCGGCAACGCGACCTCCGCCGAGCCGCTGTTGAGCTATGAGCTCGACAAGCTGTTTCGTGCGCCGCGGCGGCCGCCCAACACCGACATGCGGGAAGCCCGGGCCGAAGCCGGGCGCATCCTGATGACGTCGTCGAGCCATAGCGGCGTCAGCGTCGATGATCGCGCCTATCTCGTGCAGCAGGTCGCCGCCCTGACGGGACTGGCGGCCGGCGATTCCGAGCGGCGGGTGGATGCATCGATCGCCGACGCACATACGGCGCTTAGCCGTGCGCGGCGGAATTCAGTGATCGTCGCCTTCTCGATTGCTGCGGCGGCCCTGATCGGTGCCGCCGTGGCCTGGGCTGCGGCCGTTGCCGGCGGGCGCCACCGTGACGGCGAGCCGCTGCCGAACTGGATGGCAAGCTCCAACCGCTTCCATCGCGGCCGGCGCGCCGTGCCGGTGCCGTAGACGGCTTCAATCGCCGGTAGCGTGTTCGAAGCTGGTGCATTGCGGCGCGGTTTCGTGAGGGGCTAGCTGGGCCCGCCAAAACCGACACCAGAACTCGATGTCGGCGCGCGCTGGCCCGGGCGCGCGTCTGCGCTCTTGCGGAGAAAAATTAGTCGCTGCAATGATTGGCGCAGGTTTCGGCCCTGTGCGTCCATGCCGTTCAGGATCGCATTCAAAGCATTTCTCGGCTTCAGGCGATCTTCCACCACAAGCGTCGCGATCGTGTTCGCCATGCCCCTGATCGGATCATGCCGGGCAAGCAGTTTCTCGCCCCGCGGCGGCGGGGGGCCGCTTTCGTTGACCCATATCAAAGATGGACAGGCTGACGCTTGTGGAATCGGAGGGCGATAAACGCTCGCAGAATGGGTCCCGGCGCCCGTCCTGCGACGTAGGAACGCGGCAGCGTCCGATCCTGTGGTTGCGTGCCGACGATTTGGTGTTCGAGGTCGACCCGCCACTGCCATGCAGCGCACGCACCGCATCAGCTCCATCCCCAGTGCGACCGGCGGCATCGCACGGTTGGCATGTGAGCGCGTTCGCGGTGCCGGGAAGGATCTGGCGCAATTGGTGTCGCGGGCAGGGTTGACGCTCGAGCTGATTGACGAACCCGCCCGCCGGCTCGATGTGACGGCCCAGATCACGCTACTGGATCTCGCGGCCAAGGAGATGCGCGACGAGCATCTCGGCTTCCATCTGGCGCAGGACTTCGATCTCCGCGAGATCGGCCTCTTGTACTACGTCATGGCGTCGTCGGAGACCCTCGCGGAGGCGCTTGGCAATGCCGCGCGCTACAGCATGCTGAACAACGAAGGCGTGCAGCTCTCCATCGATCTCGATCGCGCCACCGCGATCTCGCTCCACTATCTGGATGTCGAGCGTCAGTCGGACCGCCATCAGGTCGAGTTCTGGCTCGGCGCGCTGGTGCGCGTCTGCCGGCGGCTCACCAACGATCGATTGGTGCCGCAACAGATCAGGGTGAAGCACCAGCGCCCCGTACTACCTGCCGGAATCAAAAACTTCCTCGGCTGCGATGTCCAATTCGGGTCTTATGCGGACGAGATCATTTTTGCCCCAAGCGCCGCGTCGCTCCGATCCATCGATGCCGATGCCTACCTCAACCGGCTGCTGTTGAGTTATGCCAACGAAGCGCTGGGCAAGCGCGCGCAACCGAGACAGAGTCTTCGATCCCGCGTGGAAGAGGCGATCGCTCAGGCCTTGCCGCACGGCCAGGCTAACGCCGACGTGATTGCCGGGCGTCTCGGCATGAGCCGACGCACGCTTGCACGAGCGCTTGCGGAGGACGGTGTGACGTTCTCGGAGCTGCTCGACGAGCTGCGGTCAGCGCTCGCCAAGCGCTATCTGAGCGAACGGGAGCTGCCGATCTCGCAGATCGCCTGGCTGCTCGGCTATCGCGAGGCGAGCTCCTTCACGAACGCCTTCGGCCGCTGGACCGGCTCGACGCCGCGACAATTTCGTGGCGCGGGCGCGGCTTAAGCCTTCTCCTCCCAGATCATCGCCAGATGCACGATGGTCTGGACCGCCTTCTCCATGTCCTGTCGGCTCACCCATTCCAGCCGCGAATGGAACGCGTGCTCGCCGGCAAAGATGTTGGGGCAGGGCAGTCCCATGAAGGACAGGCGCGAGCCGTCGGTGCCGCCGCGGATGGCGGTGCGCATCGGACGCAAGCCCGCGCGGCGGATCGCCTCGATGGCGTATTCGAGGATGTGCGGGTGACGGTCGATCACCTGCTTCATGTTGCGGTACTGCTCCCGCACCTCGAACTTGTAGGTCGAGCGGGGATAGTCCTTCATGACGTTTTTGACGATGTTCTCGAGCAGGGCTTCCTTCTCCTTCAGCCCTTCCTCGGTGAAGTCGCGGACGATGAAGGAGAGGGTCGCCTGTTCCAGCGCGCCTTCGATGCCAACCGGGTGCAGAAAACCCTGCTTGCCCGAGGTTGTCTCGGGCGAGCATCCCTCCTTGGGAAGACGTTCGACAATGG encodes:
- a CDS encoding AraC family transcriptional regulator — protein: MVACRRFGVRGRPATAMQRTHRISSIPSATGGIARLACERVRGAGKDLAQLVSRAGLTLELIDEPARRLDVTAQITLLDLAAKEMRDEHLGFHLAQDFDLREIGLLYYVMASSETLAEALGNAARYSMLNNEGVQLSIDLDRATAISLHYLDVERQSDRHQVEFWLGALVRVCRRLTNDRLVPQQIRVKHQRPVLPAGIKNFLGCDVQFGSYADEIIFAPSAASLRSIDADAYLNRLLLSYANEALGKRAQPRQSLRSRVEEAIAQALPHGQANADVIAGRLGMSRRTLARALAEDGVTFSELLDELRSALAKRYLSERELPISQIAWLLGYREASSFTNAFGRWTGSTPRQFRGAGAA